The Deinococcus sonorensis KR-87 genome includes a window with the following:
- a CDS encoding V-type ATP synthase subunit D, with amino-acid sequence MATQISPTRSALLGSKASLKTASSGADLLKRKRDALIGEFFALVKDALAAREELSGVSKGAYVSLFGAKSWDSPEAVESLSLAQGGEYGIDMQIESIYGVKVPKIAVPEQTKTSFSPINVGSRTIQAASDFQGVMGALVKVAATETKLRRIGEEIKKTSRRVNALEQVVIPGIQDDIRFIRGVLDQREREESFRLKKIKAKLEREAENDKKDKQNAQAGMHGTAAD; translated from the coding sequence ATGGCAACTCAGATCAGTCCCACCCGCAGCGCCCTGCTGGGCAGCAAGGCCAGCCTCAAGACCGCGAGCAGCGGCGCGGACCTGCTCAAGCGCAAGCGTGACGCATTGATCGGCGAGTTCTTCGCGCTGGTCAAGGATGCACTGGCGGCCCGTGAGGAGCTGTCCGGCGTGAGCAAGGGCGCCTACGTCAGCCTGTTTGGCGCCAAGAGCTGGGACAGCCCGGAAGCGGTCGAGAGCCTGAGCCTTGCACAGGGCGGCGAGTACGGCATCGACATGCAGATCGAGAGCATCTACGGCGTGAAGGTGCCCAAGATCGCGGTGCCGGAGCAGACCAAGACCAGCTTCAGCCCGATCAACGTTGGGTCGCGGACCATCCAGGCGGCCAGCGACTTCCAGGGCGTAATGGGTGCCCTGGTGAAGGTGGCGGCCACCGAAACCAAGCTGCGGCGCATCGGCGAGGAGATCAAGAAGACCTCCCGCCGCGTGAACGCGCTGGAGCAGGTGGTCATTCCTGGCATTCAGGACGACATCCGCTTCATTCGTGGCGTGCTGGACCAGCGCGAGCGCGAGGAGAGCTTTCGCCTGAAGAAGATCAAGGCCAAGCTGGAACGCGAGGCCGAGAACGACAAGAAGGACAAGCAGAATGCCCAGGCCGGCATGCACGGCACGGCTGCGGACTGA
- a CDS encoding V-type ATP synthase subunit B — protein MTLLQKEYNDVAYISGPLLFVNSASDLAYNAIVNIKDGSGRVRGGQVIEVSDEHAVIQIFEDTRGLDLATASVSLVEDVARLGVSREMIGRRFDGLGRPIDGLPAVVADRRLSINGQAMNPASRAKPEEFIQTGISTIDVNTSLIRGQKLPIFSGSGLPHNELAAQIARQAKVPGHEGDFAVVFAAMGLTQREVSFFTQEFERTGALARSVLFLNKADDPTVERILTPRMALTTAEYLAFELGYHVLVILTDLTNYCEALREIGGAREEIPGRRGFPGYMYTDLASLYERAGVVNGKPGSVTQIPILSMPDDDITHPIPDLTGYITEGQIVVDRGLNAKGVFPPINPLPSLSRLQGNGIGKGKTRADHKNVSDQLFAAYANGLDLRKLVAITGEDALTDTDKLYLRFADDFENYFIGQGGQDRSIEDSLSVAWAILSKLPQSQLTRLSKDSIDKFYGAKIDEMWRGNRI, from the coding sequence GTGACCCTGCTGCAGAAGGAATACAACGACGTCGCGTACATCTCGGGCCCGCTGCTGTTCGTGAACAGCGCGTCGGACCTGGCCTACAACGCCATCGTGAACATCAAGGACGGCTCGGGGCGCGTGCGCGGCGGGCAGGTCATCGAGGTGAGTGACGAGCACGCGGTGATCCAGATCTTCGAGGACACCCGTGGTCTGGACCTCGCCACCGCCAGCGTCAGCCTCGTGGAGGACGTGGCCCGCCTGGGCGTGTCGCGCGAGATGATCGGCCGCCGCTTCGACGGCCTGGGCCGCCCGATTGACGGGCTGCCCGCCGTGGTGGCGGACCGCCGCCTGAGCATCAACGGTCAGGCGATGAACCCGGCCAGCCGCGCCAAGCCGGAGGAGTTCATCCAGACCGGCATCAGCACCATTGACGTGAACACCTCACTCATCCGTGGGCAGAAGCTCCCGATCTTCTCGGGCTCGGGTCTGCCGCACAACGAGCTGGCCGCCCAGATCGCGCGTCAGGCGAAGGTGCCGGGCCACGAGGGCGACTTCGCGGTGGTGTTCGCCGCGATGGGTCTGACCCAGCGCGAGGTGAGCTTCTTCACCCAGGAGTTCGAGCGTACTGGCGCGCTGGCCCGTTCGGTGCTGTTCCTGAACAAGGCCGACGACCCCACCGTCGAGCGCATCCTGACCCCGCGCATGGCGCTCACCACCGCCGAGTACCTGGCCTTCGAGCTGGGCTACCACGTGCTGGTGATCCTGACCGACCTGACGAACTACTGCGAGGCGCTGCGCGAGATCGGCGGCGCCCGTGAGGAGATCCCCGGTCGACGTGGCTTCCCCGGCTACATGTACACCGACCTGGCGTCGCTGTATGAGCGCGCCGGCGTGGTGAACGGCAAGCCCGGCTCGGTCACCCAGATTCCGATCCTCTCGATGCCCGACGACGACATCACCCACCCGATCCCCGACCTGACCGGCTACATCACCGAGGGCCAGATCGTGGTGGACCGTGGTCTGAACGCCAAGGGCGTGTTCCCGCCGATCAACCCGCTGCCGAGCCTGTCGCGGCTGCAGGGCAACGGCATCGGCAAGGGCAAGACCCGCGCCGACCACAAGAACGTGTCGGACCAGCTGTTCGCGGCCTACGCCAACGGCCTGGACCTGCGCAAGCTGGTGGCCATCACCGGTGAGGACGCGCTGACCGACACCGACAAGCTGTACCTGCGCTTCGCCGACGACTTCGAGAACTACTTCATCGGTCAGGGCGGCCAGGACCGCAGCATCGAGGACAGCCTGAGCGTCGCCTGGGCCATTCTCAGCAAGCTGCCCCAGAGCCAGCTGACCCGTCTGTCCAAGGACAGCATCGACAAGTTCTACGGAGCCAAGATCGACGAGATGTGGCGGGGCAACCGGATTTAA
- a CDS encoding nucleoside hydrolase — MSLPLPLLLDCDPGVDDAICLLLALASQEVTVRGVQTTHGNVALTSTTRNALDLLAFMERPDIPVYAGAAAPLIRAPLYAPDIHGAGGLGTVQLPLAGQNVKAEHAVLAFIRQVREQPGQLTVCATGPLTNLALAERLSHGVLRELRALVVMGGSIEAGAPKLGNVTAHAEFNAHADPHALRVVLESGANTVLFGLNLTRQVRVTRERTAALTALGTPAASLSADMLNGYLDLIEQRDQRVGALHDPCTVAWLLRPELFELEPARVQVRLNEDEQLGMTVREDGEPNVQLAVKADEDGVWALLMERLG; from the coding sequence CTGGACTGCGACCCTGGCGTTGATGACGCCATCTGCCTGCTGCTGGCCCTCGCCAGCCAGGAGGTGACGGTACGGGGGGTGCAGACCACACACGGCAACGTGGCGTTGACCTCCACCACACGCAACGCGCTGGACCTGCTGGCGTTCATGGAGCGGCCGGACATCCCGGTCTACGCCGGAGCGGCCGCTCCGCTGATCCGCGCTCCTCTCTACGCGCCGGACATTCACGGCGCTGGGGGTCTGGGCACTGTGCAGCTTCCCCTGGCCGGGCAGAACGTCAAGGCGGAACACGCCGTTCTGGCCTTCATCCGGCAGGTGCGCGAGCAGCCGGGTCAGCTGACCGTTTGTGCCACCGGCCCACTGACCAATCTGGCGCTGGCCGAGCGACTCTCCCACGGCGTGCTGAGAGAGCTCCGGGCTTTGGTGGTCATGGGTGGCAGCATCGAGGCGGGCGCCCCTAAGCTGGGCAACGTGACCGCGCACGCGGAATTCAATGCCCATGCCGACCCGCACGCGCTGCGGGTGGTGCTGGAAAGCGGCGCGAACACGGTCCTGTTCGGCCTGAATCTGACCCGGCAGGTACGCGTGACGCGGGAACGCACCGCCGCCCTGACGGCCCTCGGGACACCCGCCGCCAGCCTGAGTGCCGACATGCTGAACGGCTACCTCGATCTGATTGAGCAGCGGGACCAGCGGGTAGGCGCCCTGCATGACCCCTGCACGGTGGCGTGGCTGCTGCGCCCGGAGCTGTTCGAACTGGAGCCGGCGCGGGTGCAGGTCCGGCTGAACGAAGACGAGCAGCTGGGCATGACCGTCCGAGAGGACGGCGAGCCGAATGTCCAGCTGGCCGTCAAAGCCGACGAGGATGGCGTGTGGGCGCTGTTGATGGAGCGGCTGGGATAA